The following are encoded in a window of Geobacter metallireducens GS-15 genomic DNA:
- the hgcB gene encoding mercury methylation ferredoxin HgcB, giving the protein MKGFSYLTNVASLELNREACIGCGMCVAVCPHGVFALQGNKAEMQDFDACMECGACAVNCPVGAIEVDSGVGCASGMINEWLASIGARKTRGGGCC; this is encoded by the coding sequence GTGAAAGGTTTCTCCTACCTCACAAACGTTGCCTCCCTTGAACTCAACCGCGAAGCCTGCATCGGCTGTGGCATGTGTGTGGCGGTTTGTCCCCATGGAGTGTTCGCGCTGCAGGGCAACAAGGCCGAAATGCAGGATTTCGACGCCTGCATGGAATGCGGCGCCTGCGCCGTCAACTGCCCCGTTGGTGCCATCGAGGTCGATTCGGGAGTCGGGTGTGCATCGGGGATGATAAATGAGTGGCTGGCGAGTATCGGCGCGAGGAAAACAAGAGGCGGTGGCTGTTGCTGA
- a CDS encoding ATP-binding protein: MNDRDERWDRIAGKLDTLLDRFDRFLDGHIPPPPPDGRLFERHLAFRWRRTGEGGAFLPVEHPHLPDLDDLMGIDLVRDELVRNTGQFVVGYPANNVLLWGERGTGKSTCVKGLLRRFSEEGLRLVEVLRDDLCTLPAIIAPLRKMPQRFILFCDDLSFGEGEGGYRELKVLLEGGIEERPSNILFYATSNRRHLLPERMEDNLGGEIHPEEAVSEKLSLADRFGLNLSFYSFDQDTYLAIVARYAEKFSLPMGGEALRREALQWAIFKGSRSGRSARQFVDDLAGRLRVALPAEK, encoded by the coding sequence ATGAACGATCGGGACGAACGCTGGGACCGCATTGCCGGCAAACTGGATACTCTCCTGGACCGGTTTGATCGGTTTCTGGACGGTCATATTCCACCACCACCGCCCGACGGCCGGCTCTTCGAGCGCCACCTCGCCTTCCGCTGGCGGCGGACAGGGGAAGGGGGGGCATTTCTGCCGGTGGAGCATCCCCACCTCCCCGACTTGGACGATCTGATGGGGATCGACCTCGTCCGTGATGAGCTTGTTCGCAACACCGGGCAATTCGTGGTTGGCTATCCGGCCAACAACGTCCTCCTGTGGGGGGAGCGGGGGACCGGCAAATCCACCTGCGTGAAAGGGCTGCTCCGGCGCTTTTCCGAGGAGGGCCTCCGACTCGTGGAGGTGCTCCGGGACGATCTTTGCACCTTGCCTGCCATCATCGCTCCTCTTAGGAAAATGCCGCAGCGCTTCATCCTCTTCTGCGATGATCTCTCTTTCGGCGAAGGGGAAGGGGGATACCGGGAGTTGAAGGTCCTCCTTGAGGGGGGGATCGAGGAGCGTCCTTCCAATATCCTCTTTTACGCCACCTCCAACCGGCGGCACCTCCTGCCGGAACGGATGGAGGACAATCTGGGGGGAGAGATCCATCCCGAGGAGGCGGTGTCGGAGAAGCTCTCCCTGGCCGACCGCTTCGGCCTCAACCTGAGTTTTTACTCCTTTGATCAGGACACCTACCTCGCCATCGTTGCACGGTACGCTGAGAAGTTTTCCTTGCCCATGGGCGGGGAGGCCCTCAGGAGAGAGGCTCTGCAATGGGCCATCTTCAAGGGGAGCCGCTCCGGAAGGTCTGCGCGGCAGTTTGTCGACGATCTTGCAGGGCGGTTGCGGGTGGCATTGCCGGCGGAGAAGTAG
- a CDS encoding ATP-binding protein: MDFFDELKNRRDSVGLRFFLLFTLFIAVISISFTVFFFQQQRSALRDSLVNEGKLLARLLAHNTRLGVFAENAELLRDPIQGILEHEGVLFVTIVTAEGKALQEQAHKSVINNSGRAFPHWSTRFERLKGTTEPSVFEGDDIFEFWAPVLSSSSFPTDGSLFLDQPPRPTPRVIGYARIIVDKSLLGKKLDTLLYTSVLMAAGFLLLGTFFTYVITRRITRPLDRLTEGIRVLESSGSFEPVPVESKDEIGRLATAFNHLGTTLKTREAEKELLAEELRHAQKMEAIGTLAGGVAHDFNNILTAIVGFGTLLQRSLKTDNPYRIYVEQILSAADRATNLVKRLLAFGRKQVISPHPTNLNDIVKGIEKLLHRLVSEDITFVTSLSSEPLVCHVDAGQIDQILMNLVTNARDAMPDGGTLTVTTGSDFLEEDFFGPLEKGKTGYYAILTIADSGTGMDCETQERIFDPFFTTKEVGKGTGLGLSMVYGIVKQHEGFITVDSEIGKGTAVRIYLPIVAPKETTEHRDATAAAQGNQETILIAEDDRDVRKLSKLVLERNGYTVIEASDGAEAVRRFMENSTRIDLLLLDVVMPKRNGQSVYEEIRNIRPEMKALFISGYTQDIISRKGVLDEGINFIAKPVKPDELLAKIKEVLQN; encoded by the coding sequence ATGGATTTTTTCGACGAGCTGAAAAACCGTCGTGACAGCGTGGGACTGAGGTTCTTCCTCCTGTTCACACTCTTTATCGCGGTAATTTCGATTTCGTTTACGGTTTTCTTCTTCCAGCAACAGCGAAGCGCCCTGAGGGATAGTCTGGTCAACGAGGGGAAACTCCTGGCGAGACTCCTGGCCCACAATACCCGTCTCGGTGTTTTTGCCGAAAATGCAGAACTTCTGCGGGACCCCATCCAGGGTATTCTGGAACACGAAGGAGTCCTTTTTGTCACCATCGTGACGGCAGAAGGTAAAGCACTCCAGGAACAGGCACACAAGAGTGTTATCAACAATTCCGGCCGGGCCTTTCCCCATTGGAGCACCCGCTTCGAACGGCTGAAAGGGACAACCGAGCCCTCGGTCTTCGAGGGAGATGACATCTTCGAGTTCTGGGCACCAGTACTGTCGAGTTCATCCTTCCCCACGGACGGATCATTGTTCCTCGACCAACCCCCACGGCCAACGCCCCGCGTTATCGGTTATGCGCGAATCATCGTCGACAAGAGCCTTCTCGGGAAAAAACTCGACACGCTCCTCTACACAAGCGTCCTCATGGCAGCGGGCTTTCTCCTCCTCGGCACCTTCTTCACCTACGTCATAACCCGTAGAATTACGCGCCCCCTCGACCGACTCACCGAAGGGATCAGGGTTCTCGAAAGTTCTGGTTCATTCGAGCCTGTCCCCGTGGAATCGAAGGATGAGATCGGCCGGCTCGCCACGGCGTTCAACCACCTGGGCACTACACTGAAAACCCGTGAGGCCGAGAAGGAACTCCTGGCCGAGGAACTCCGCCATGCCCAGAAGATGGAGGCTATCGGAACACTTGCCGGGGGGGTAGCCCACGATTTCAACAACATACTCACTGCCATCGTTGGCTTCGGAACGCTTCTGCAGCGCAGCCTCAAGACTGACAACCCCTATCGCATTTACGTGGAACAGATTCTCTCAGCCGCTGACCGGGCCACCAACCTCGTCAAACGGCTCCTCGCCTTCGGCAGGAAGCAGGTAATCTCTCCTCACCCGACGAATCTGAATGACATTGTGAAGGGTATAGAGAAACTTCTCCATCGACTGGTGAGCGAGGATATCACCTTTGTAACCTCGCTCTCCAGCGAACCCCTCGTGTGCCATGTGGATGCGGGGCAAATCGACCAGATCCTGATGAATCTCGTGACAAACGCCCGCGACGCCATGCCGGACGGCGGCACGCTTACTGTTACGACGGGGAGCGACTTCCTGGAAGAAGATTTCTTCGGTCCCCTTGAAAAGGGAAAAACCGGCTACTACGCAATTCTGACCATTGCAGATTCGGGCACCGGCATGGACTGCGAAACACAGGAACGCATCTTCGACCCCTTCTTCACCACCAAGGAGGTCGGCAAGGGAACAGGGCTCGGCCTCTCCATGGTCTACGGCATCGTCAAGCAGCACGAGGGATTCATCACCGTTGATTCAGAGATAGGGAAAGGAACTGCCGTCAGAATTTACCTTCCCATCGTGGCGCCAAAGGAGACCACGGAGCACCGCGACGCAACGGCGGCCGCCCAGGGGAACCAGGAGACCATCCTGATAGCCGAAGACGACCGGGACGTGCGCAAGCTCTCGAAGCTCGTTCTTGAACGCAACGGCTACACCGTCATCGAAGCGAGCGACGGTGCCGAGGCTGTCCGGCGGTTCATGGAGAACAGCACCCGGATAGACCTTCTGCTTCTCGATGTGGTTATGCCCAAAAGGAACGGCCAGTCCGTCTATGAAGAGATCCGGAACATCCGGCCGGAGATGAAGGCGCTCTTCATCAGCGGCTACACCCAGGACATCATCAGCCGGAAAGGGGTCCTCGACGAGGGGATCAACTTCATAGCGAAACCGGTGAAACCGGACGAACTCCTGGCAAAGATCAAAGAGGTATTACAGAACTGA
- the hgcA gene encoding mercury methylation corrinoid protein HgcA, which produces MAYRVRKVTVIKQGRGGFRPGQAGADLAKEPCUGPKTPAVSGTINENVPGFIRWHETPAGRVPIVSTEFRFADRLGAWKARWGIGRMSYLVPPGLYAIGSPGPEDPVVVTANYKMSYDLVRRELSGRNVWFLVLETFGINVWCAAGKGTFGTDELVRRVGMVKLATVVKHRALILPILGAPGVAAHQVARRSGFRVHYATIRAADLPEYLDNGMVTTPEMRQLTFTTRERLALTPIELVTTGKWVVPFVALLVVLSIVPGGLLSSPTLVSSLVLFVGTVLAGAVAAPVLLPWLPGKSFAVKGAVAGCCWAVLFIGVGRGATGWLDAMALFLTVPAVTAFLTLNFTGSTPFTSRSGVKKEMRLGLPMMAVSLLAGISLWIAARFF; this is translated from the coding sequence ATGGCTTACAGAGTACGCAAAGTTACGGTGATAAAGCAGGGGAGGGGCGGATTCCGTCCGGGACAGGCAGGAGCCGACTTGGCCAAGGAACCGTGCTGAGGCCCCAAGACTCCCGCGGTCAGCGGGACCATCAACGAAAATGTCCCTGGCTTTATCCGCTGGCATGAAACTCCTGCCGGCAGGGTGCCGATTGTTTCGACGGAGTTCCGGTTTGCCGACCGGCTCGGTGCCTGGAAGGCCCGGTGGGGGATCGGGCGGATGTCGTACCTGGTGCCACCGGGCCTCTACGCCATTGGCTCCCCCGGCCCCGAAGACCCCGTGGTGGTGACCGCCAACTACAAGATGAGCTACGACCTGGTCAGGAGGGAGCTTTCGGGGCGCAACGTCTGGTTCCTCGTCCTCGAAACCTTCGGGATCAATGTCTGGTGCGCTGCCGGCAAGGGAACCTTCGGCACCGACGAACTGGTCCGTCGCGTGGGAATGGTCAAACTTGCCACGGTGGTGAAACACCGGGCGCTCATTCTCCCCATTCTCGGCGCTCCCGGCGTGGCCGCCCACCAGGTTGCCCGGCGGAGCGGATTCCGGGTGCACTACGCCACGATCCGCGCCGCCGACCTCCCCGAGTACCTCGATAACGGCATGGTGACTACACCTGAGATGCGTCAGCTTACCTTTACCACCCGTGAGCGGCTCGCCCTCACCCCAATCGAACTGGTGACGACCGGGAAGTGGGTCGTGCCGTTCGTGGCGCTACTCGTCGTTCTGTCGATCGTTCCCGGCGGGCTTTTATCCTCCCCAACCCTTGTCTCTTCGTTGGTTCTCTTCGTGGGGACCGTGCTGGCCGGAGCCGTTGCTGCTCCGGTACTTCTTCCCTGGCTTCCGGGTAAAAGTTTTGCCGTGAAGGGGGCAGTGGCCGGTTGCTGCTGGGCAGTTCTGTTTATTGGGGTAGGGAGGGGGGCAACGGGATGGCTTGACGCCATGGCCCTCTTTCTCACCGTGCCGGCCGTGACCGCCTTCCTGACCCTTAATTTCACCGGCAGCACCCCCTTCACCTCCCGCTCAGGGGTGAAGAAGGAGATGCGGCTTGGGCTGCCGATGATGGCAGTGTCACTGCTTGCCGGCATTTCCCTCTGGATCGCGGCCCGTTTCTTCTGA
- a CDS encoding M48 family metallopeptidase, with product MRFARLLLLPLIVIGTLSGCAVNMADIHGFNVISLEQEKELGTKFAAEIEKQYPVYNDPEAQKYVDRLGRRLLTGAREVSFDYVFKVVKDDSVNAFAIPGGRLYVHTGLLKAAQSETEVAAVMAHEISHAVARHGTRQMTQQYGYSLVLSLVLGQNSNMLAQIAGELFGKAGMMSYSRDYENQADFLGVETMSKAGYNPQGMVSFFQKLDTMGQQNPSALTKFFSSHPLTSERIQRVQAEIAQLPPRTYPPVDNTDLQKIRARIK from the coding sequence ATGAGATTCGCACGACTGCTGTTGCTGCCCCTTATCGTCATCGGAACGTTGTCCGGCTGCGCCGTCAACATGGCGGACATCCACGGTTTCAACGTCATCTCCCTTGAACAGGAAAAGGAGCTCGGCACCAAGTTCGCGGCTGAGATCGAAAAGCAGTATCCGGTCTATAACGACCCAGAAGCCCAGAAGTACGTTGATCGTCTCGGCCGCAGGCTCCTGACCGGAGCCCGGGAGGTGAGCTTCGACTACGTCTTCAAGGTGGTGAAGGATGACAGCGTCAACGCCTTTGCCATTCCCGGCGGCCGGCTCTATGTCCACACCGGGCTCCTCAAGGCGGCCCAGAGCGAGACGGAGGTGGCGGCGGTCATGGCCCACGAGATCAGCCATGCGGTGGCCCGGCACGGCACCCGCCAGATGACCCAGCAGTATGGCTATTCCCTGGTCCTCTCCCTGGTCCTGGGGCAGAACTCGAACATGCTGGCACAGATTGCCGGAGAGCTCTTCGGCAAGGCGGGGATGATGTCCTACAGCCGGGATTATGAGAACCAGGCCGACTTCCTCGGGGTGGAAACCATGTCCAAGGCGGGCTACAACCCCCAGGGGATGGTTTCCTTCTTCCAGAAGCTTGATACCATGGGACAACAGAATCCGAGCGCCCTCACCAAGTTCTTCTCGTCGCATCCCCTTACGTCGGAACGGATCCAGCGGGTTCAGGCGGAGATAGCCCAGCTTCCTCCCCGCACCTATCCGCCTGTTGACAATACCGACTTGCAGAAGATCAGGGCGCGTATCAAGTGA
- a CDS encoding carbonic anhydrase, with protein MNETGRRIARLIIGVAVAASAAVAFASEGGVGVSADEALQRLMDGNKHYVEGQMGACRESDTAKREGLAKGQKPYAIILSCSDSRVPPEIIFDKSMGELFVVRVAGNIPDPVVLGSIEYAAEHIGSPLIMVLGHERCGAVTATVDSKGKAEGNIGALVKTIAPAVQKVKKAMKGKPKAELVEAACDANVKLVAANITKKSPVVAKLVKEGKMKIVTAKYDLDDGKVTLFEAKK; from the coding sequence ATGAACGAGACGGGAAGAAGAATTGCACGACTCATCATCGGTGTGGCTGTCGCCGCATCGGCAGCAGTGGCGTTTGCTTCCGAGGGGGGCGTGGGGGTCAGCGCCGATGAAGCGCTCCAGCGCCTCATGGACGGAAACAAGCATTACGTGGAAGGTCAGATGGGCGCCTGCCGCGAGAGCGATACGGCGAAACGGGAAGGGTTGGCAAAGGGGCAGAAACCCTATGCGATCATTCTCTCCTGTTCCGATTCGCGGGTTCCGCCCGAGATCATTTTCGACAAGTCCATGGGTGAGCTGTTCGTGGTGCGGGTTGCCGGCAACATCCCCGATCCCGTCGTTCTCGGGAGCATCGAATACGCTGCCGAGCACATTGGTTCTCCCCTCATCATGGTGCTCGGACACGAGCGCTGCGGTGCCGTGACCGCCACCGTCGACAGCAAGGGGAAGGCTGAAGGGAATATCGGCGCTCTGGTGAAGACCATCGCTCCTGCCGTCCAGAAGGTTAAAAAGGCAATGAAAGGCAAGCCCAAGGCAGAGTTGGTGGAAGCTGCCTGCGATGCCAACGTCAAGCTCGTTGCGGCCAATATCACCAAGAAGTCGCCGGTCGTTGCCAAGCTCGTCAAGGAAGGGAAGATGAAGATCGTGACCGCCAAGTACGATCTTGACGACGGGAAGGTAACCCTCTTCGAGGCAAAAAAGTAG
- a CDS encoding ABC transporter permease, which produces MITYLAKRLIMMVPLLLGITLISFVVIRLAPGEPVEAMTAMSPKITAETRQRLREFYGLDKPLHVQYATWLKQVATLDFGRSFAPDNRPVTDKIKERIPVTISLNVIALILEFGLAIPIGIFAATHRDTLYDKGITIFVFLGFAVPTFWLALLLMYFFGVKLGWLPISGLHSLGSETLSPMAWFVDLAKHLILPVSVATFGSLAGLSRYMRSTMLEVIRQDYITTARAKGLTERAVIYRHALRNALLPVITLLGFSLPGLIGGSVIFETIFAIPGMGQLFYQGVMGRDYPLVMGILVIGAFLTLVGNLLADLCYAMADPRIRHGRG; this is translated from the coding sequence ATGATCACTTATCTTGCAAAGCGACTAATAATGATGGTTCCGCTCCTCCTGGGGATTACCCTCATCTCCTTTGTGGTGATCCGCCTGGCCCCCGGCGAGCCGGTGGAGGCCATGACCGCCATGAGCCCCAAAATCACCGCCGAGACCCGCCAGCGGCTCCGGGAGTTCTATGGTCTCGACAAGCCGCTCCACGTCCAGTACGCCACCTGGCTCAAACAGGTGGCCACCCTCGATTTCGGCCGCTCTTTCGCCCCCGACAATCGGCCGGTGACCGACAAGATCAAGGAACGGATTCCGGTTACCATTTCCCTCAACGTCATCGCCCTGATCCTGGAGTTCGGCCTTGCCATACCCATCGGCATCTTTGCGGCCACCCACCGGGACACCCTCTACGACAAGGGGATCACCATCTTCGTCTTCCTGGGGTTCGCGGTGCCGACCTTCTGGCTGGCGCTGCTCCTCATGTACTTCTTCGGCGTTAAGTTGGGGTGGCTCCCCATCTCGGGGCTCCACTCTCTGGGGAGCGAGACACTTTCCCCTATGGCGTGGTTCGTGGATTTGGCGAAGCACCTGATCCTCCCGGTCTCCGTGGCCACCTTCGGGAGTCTGGCGGGGCTCTCCCGCTACATGCGCTCCACCATGCTGGAAGTGATCCGACAGGATTACATCACCACGGCCCGGGCCAAGGGTCTCACGGAGCGGGCGGTCATCTACCGGCACGCCCTGCGCAATGCGCTGCTGCCGGTCATCACGCTCCTCGGCTTCTCCCTTCCCGGCCTCATCGGGGGGAGCGTCATTTTCGAGACCATCTTCGCCATCCCCGGCATGGGGCAGCTCTTCTACCAGGGGGTCATGGGGCGGGATTATCCCCTTGTCATGGGAATTCTGGTGATTGGCGCGTTCCTTACCCTTGTCGGCAATCTCCTGGCCGATCTCTGCTATGCCATGGCCGATCCGCGTATCAGGCACGGGAGGGGGTAG
- the opp4C gene encoding oligopeptide ABC transporter permease translates to MAFRESWFHTVFWKRFRHNRFAMAGGCVVLLLFVVSLLAPYITPWDPHAIDAYHVLLPPSANHWFGTDELGRDVFTRVVYGARISLKVGFVSVGIAVAIGVVLGLVSGFYGGIIDTVIMRFVDIMLCFPTFFLILAVIAFLEPSIWYIMAIIGLTGWMGVARLVRAEVLSLRERDFILAARALGASDARIIFRHILPNALSPVLVSATLGVAGAILTESALSFLGIGVQPPTPSWGNILTSGKDYIEFGWWLSLFPGLAILVTVLAYNLLGEGIRDALDPRLNR, encoded by the coding sequence ATGGCCTTTCGGGAAAGCTGGTTCCATACGGTTTTCTGGAAGCGGTTCCGGCACAACCGGTTTGCCATGGCCGGCGGGTGTGTCGTGCTCCTTCTCTTTGTGGTGTCGCTGCTGGCTCCGTATATCACCCCCTGGGACCCCCACGCCATCGACGCCTATCATGTGCTCCTTCCCCCTTCGGCGAACCACTGGTTCGGCACCGACGAGCTGGGGCGCGACGTCTTTACCCGGGTGGTCTACGGGGCGCGGATTTCCCTCAAGGTGGGGTTCGTCTCGGTGGGGATCGCCGTGGCCATCGGGGTGGTGCTGGGGCTTGTTTCCGGCTTCTACGGCGGCATCATCGATACCGTCATCATGCGGTTTGTGGATATCATGCTCTGTTTCCCCACCTTTTTCCTGATCCTGGCGGTGATCGCTTTTCTGGAACCGTCCATCTGGTATATCATGGCGATTATCGGCCTCACGGGGTGGATGGGGGTGGCGCGGCTCGTGCGGGCCGAGGTGCTGTCGCTGCGGGAGCGGGACTTCATTCTGGCGGCCCGGGCGCTGGGGGCGTCCGATGCGCGGATCATCTTCCGTCACATCCTTCCCAACGCCCTGTCACCGGTGCTCGTCTCTGCTACCCTTGGCGTGGCAGGGGCCATCCTCACGGAGTCGGCCCTGTCGTTTCTCGGCATCGGCGTGCAACCCCCCACGCCCAGTTGGGGGAACATCCTCACGTCGGGCAAGGATTACATCGAGTTCGGTTGGTGGCTCTCCCTGTTCCCCGGCCTGGCCATTCTGGTGACGGTCCTTGCCTACAACCTCCTGGGGGAGGGGATTCGCGACGCCCTCGACCCCCGGCTGAATCGCTGA